A genome region from Cervus canadensis isolate Bull #8, Minnesota chromosome 10, ASM1932006v1, whole genome shotgun sequence includes the following:
- the PRND gene encoding prion-like protein doppel, translating to MRKHLGGCWLAIVCVLLFSQLSSVKARGIKHRIKWNRKALPSTSQVTEAHTAEIRPGAFIKQGRKLDINFGVEGNRYYEANYWQFPDGIHYNGCSEANVTKEKFVTSCINATQAANQEELSREKQDNKLYRRVLWQLIRELCSIKHCDFWLERGAGLRVTLDQPVMLCLLVFIWFIVK from the coding sequence ATGAGGAAACATCTGGGTGGATGCTGGTTGGCCATTGTCTGTGTCCTGCTCTTTAGCCAACTCTCCTCAGTCAAGGCGAGAGGCATAAAACACAGAATCAAGTGGAACCGGAAGGCCTTACCAAGTACCTCCCAGGTCACCGAGGCCCACACTGCAGAAATCCGTCCAGGGGCGTTCATCAAGCAAGGCCGAAAGCTGGATATCAACTTTGGAGTGGAGGGCAATAGGTACTATGAGGCCAACTATTGGCAGTTTCCTGACGGTATCCATTACAACGGCTGCTCCGAGGCCAATGTCACCAAGGAAAAATTTGTCACCAGCTGCATTAATGCCACCCAGGCGGCAAATCAAGAGGAACTGTCCCGTGAGAAACAAGACAACAAGCTTTACCGGAGGGTCCTGTGGCAGCTGATCAGGGAGCTCTGCTCCATCAAGCACTGTGACTTTTGGTTGGAAAGGGGAGCAGGACTTCGGGTCACTCTGGACCAGCCCGTGATGCTCTGCTTGCTGGTTTTCATTTGGTTTATTGTGAAATAA